One window of Bos mutus isolate GX-2022 chromosome 29, NWIPB_WYAK_1.1, whole genome shotgun sequence genomic DNA carries:
- the FAM181B gene encoding protein FAM181B codes for MAVQAALLSTHPFVPFGFGGSPDGLGGAFGALDKGCCFEDEETGTPAGALLAGAESGDAREATRDLLSFIDSASSNIKLALDKPGKSKRKVNHRKYLQKQIKRCSGLMGAAPPGPPSPGAADTPAKRPLAGAQTVPVPVPAHGKAAPRREASQAAAAASLQSRSLAALFDSLRHVPGGADPAGVAEAAPAAGLVRGDAAGSAGGPAVPGARKVPLRARNLPPSFFTEPSRAGGCVCGPSGPGVSLGDLEKGSEAAEFFELLGPDYGAGTEAGALLAAEPLDVFPAGAAVLRGPPELEPGLFDPQPAMVGSLLYPEPWSAPGGPATKKPPLPAPGGGLTLNEPLRSVYPATADSPGGDDGPGLLASFTPFFSDCALPPAPPPQQVSYDYSAGYSRTAFAGLWRPDGAWEGAPGEEGAPRD; via the coding sequence ATGGCAGTCCAGGCGGCGCTCCTCAGCACGCACCCCTTCGTCCCCTTCGGCTTCGGGGGCTCCCCGGACGGGCTGGGAGGCGCCTTCGGAGCCCTGGACAAGGGCTGCTGTTTCGAGGATGAGGAGACCGGGACGCCGGCGGGCGCGCTGCTGGCGGGCGCAGAGAGCGGGGATGCGCGCGAGGCTACCCGCGACCTGCTCAGCTTCATCGACTCCGCGTCTAGCAACATCAAGCTGGCCCTGGACAAGCCCGGCAAGTCGAAGCGGAAGGTGAACCACCGCAAGTACCTGCAGAAGCAGATCAAGCGCTGCAGCGGCCTCATGGGCGCCGCGCCCCCGGGCCCGCCCTCCCCGGGCGCCGCCGACACGCCCGCCAAGCGGCCCCTCGCCGGCGCCCAGACGGTCCCGGTCCCGGTCCCGGCCCACGGCAAGGCGGCTCCCCGGCGGGAGGCGTCGCAGGCCGCGGCGGCCGCCAGCCTACAGAGCCGGAGCCTGGCCGCGCTCTTCGACTCGCTGCGCCACGTCCCCGGGGGCGCCGATCCGGCCGGGGTTGCGGAGGCGGCGCCCGCGGCCGGGCTCGTGAGAGGGGACGCGGCGGGCTCCGCGGGCGGCCCGGCGGTCCCCGGCGCCAGGAAGGTCCCGCTGCGGGCCCGCAACCTGCCGCCGTCCTTCTTCACCGAGCCGTCCCGGGCGGGCGGCTGCGTGTGCGGCCCGTCGGGGCCCGGCGTGAGCCTGGGCGACTTGGAGAAGGGCTCAGAGGCCGCCGAGTTCTTCGAGCTTCTGGGGCCCGACTACGGCGCGGGCACCGAGGCGGGTGCCTTACTTGCCGCGGAGCCTCTCGATGTGTTCCCCGCCGGGGCCGCCGTCCTGCGGGGACCCCCGGAGCTGGAGCCCGGCCTCTTCGACCCCCAGCCCGCGATGGTGGGGAGCCTACTGTACCCCGAGCCCTGGAGCGCCCCGGGCGGCCCCGCGACCAAAAAGCCGCCCCTGCCCGCGCCCGGCGGTGGCTTGACCTTGAACGAGCCCTTGCGCTCCGTTTACCCCGCCACCGCGGACTCTCCGGGCGGGGACGACGGGCCCGGCCTCTTGGCCTCGTTCACCCCCTTCTTCTCAGACTGCGCTCTGCCCCCGGCGCCGCCGCCCCAACAGGTGTCCTACGACTACAGCGCGGGCTACAGCCGCACGGCGTTCGCCGGCCTTTGGAGACCCGACGGGGCTTGGGAAGGGGCGCCCGGGGAGGAGGGGGCGCCCCGGGACTGA